The following is a genomic window from Amycolatopsis sp. BJA-103.
GGGTGACCGGGGCGACCGCGCGGTTCTACGAAGAGTGGACAGCTCCGCCGTATGCCCGGCGCATTCGTCCACAGACCGCCGCGGATCCGTTCCGGGTCCCGTTTCCCCGGACGCCCTCTCTCAAGGGCGTTGAGGGGAATAGAGACGGCCTCGGCGCACCTGCCCCGAAAATGCGGCAGGGCCCCGCGCCGTGCGCGGGGCCCTGCCGTTGGCTCACTCTGGAAGAGAGAGCTTACTTCTTCTTCGCGGCCGCCGAAGTCCGCTTGGCCGGAGCCTTCTTGGCGGGAGCCTTGGCGGCAGTCGCCTTGGCGGCCGGCTTCGCGGCGGCCTTGGTGGCGGTCGCCTTCTTGGCCGTGGTGGCGCGAGTCGTGGCCTTGGCCGCGGTCTTCGGCGCCGCCTTGGCCGCTGCCGGCTTGGCGGCGGCCTTGGTCGCGGTCGCCTTGGCGGCCGGCTTCGCGGCGGTGCGCGTCGTGGCGGCGGCGGCGCGAGTCCGCGTGGTGGTGGTGCGCGTCGCGGCCGGGCGGCTGGCGGCCGTCCGGGTCGTCGTCGCGCGGGTGGCGGCGGCCCGAGTGGTGGTGCCGGCGGTCGCGCGCTTCACAGCGGTGGCCTTCGGCAGCTTCTTCGAACCGCTGATGACGTCCTTGAAGGTCGTGCCGGCGCGGAAAGCGGGCACGTTGGTCTTCTTGACGCGGACGGTCTCACCGGTGCGCGGGTTACGCGCGGTACGGGCGGCGCGGGCGCGCTTCTCGAACACACCGAAGCCGGTGATGTTCACCTTCTCGCCCTTGTTGACCGTCCGGATGATGATGTCGACAAGGCCATCGACGGCCTCCGACGCGACCTTCTTGTCGCCCAGGCGCTCCGACAGCGCCTCGATCAGCTGGGCCTTGTTGGCCATTCCAGTCC
Proteins encoded in this region:
- a CDS encoding HU family DNA-binding protein — protein: MANKAQLIEALSERLGDKKVASEAVDGLVDIIIRTVNKGEKVNITGFGVFEKRARAARTARNPRTGETVRVKKTNVPAFRAGTTFKDVISGSKKLPKATAVKRATAGTTTRAAATRATTTRTAASRPAATRTTTTRTRAAAATTRTAAKPAAKATATKAAAKPAAAKAAPKTAAKATTRATTAKKATATKAAAKPAAKATAAKAPAKKAPAKRTSAAAKKK